The following coding sequences are from one Gossypium hirsutum isolate 1008001.06 chromosome A12, Gossypium_hirsutum_v2.1, whole genome shotgun sequence window:
- the LOC107936904 gene encoding pentatricopeptide repeat-containing protein At3g60050, whose product MNSLALFGVRNVFKSCYIIVLSRKFCSGSFDSGKLDSDFYCSDEPLKRMWKGTSLDSVFDEIHDDCDGDGNGNRNRNSSKFRFTTRKGFFETGRDDSRTILEVLEKDGPGFDVKAAISKMQVRVSGFLVREVLLGVLKNTNYTNKTRCAKLGYKFFVWAGQQENYRHTVDSYHLIMKIFAECEEYKAMWRLVDEMVENGLPTTARTFNILICACGETGLAKKVVERFIKSKTFNYRPFKHSYNAILHTLLAINQYKLIEWVYQQMLAEGFSPDILTYNIIMYAKYRLGKLDQFHRLLDEMSRSGFSPDFHTYNILLHVLGKGDKPLAALNLLNHMKEVGLNPGVLHFTTLIDGLSRAGNLDACKYFFDEMIKNGCMPDVVCYTVIITGFIAAGDLEKAQEMFDDMITKGQLPNVFTYNSMIRGYCMAGKFEEACAILKEMEARGCNPNFVVYSTLVSHLRSTGKLSEAREVIRNMVEKGQYVHLLPKIRRYRRC is encoded by the coding sequence ATGAACTCTTTAGCTCTGTTCGGTGTAAGGAATGTTTTTAAATCATGTTATATTATCGTTTTATCGAGGAAATTTTGTAGTGGTAGTTTTGATAGTGGTAAACTTGATAGTGATTTTTATTGTTCGGATGAACCCTTGAAGAGAATGTGGAAGGGTACCAGTTTAGACTCTGTTTTTGATGAAATTCATGATGATTGTGATGGGGACGGGAACGGGAACAGGAACAGGAACAGTTCTAAGTTCCGATTTACAACTAGAAAAGGGTTTTTTGAGACTGGGAGAGACGATTCTAGGACGATTCTTGAAGTTTTAGAAAAAGATGGACCGGGATTTGATGTGAAAGCTGCTATTAGTAAAATGCAGGTGAGGGTCTCGGGGTTCCTTGTGAGAGAAGTTCTTTTGGgagttttgaagaacacaaattATACGAATAAGACCAGGTGTGCAAAACTCGGATACAAGTTTTTCGTGTGGGCTGGTCAGCAGGAAAATTATAGGCATACCGTGGATTCGTATCATTTGATAATGAAGATATTTGCAGAGTGTGAGGAATACAAGGCAATGTGGAGATTAGTAGATGAGATGGTAGAGAATGGTTTGCCTACAACAGCAAGGACATTTAACATTTTGATATGTGCTTGTGGAGAGACCGGCTTAGCTAAGAAAGTTGTGGAGAGGTTCATTAAGTCAAAGACATTCAATTATAGGCCATTTAAGCATTCATACAATGCTATTCTGCATACATTACTTGCCATTAATCAATACAAGCTAATTGAGTGGGTGTACCAGCAGATGTTAGCAGAGGGTTTTTCCCCCGATATTTTAACTTACAATATTATTATGTATGCAAAATACAGATTGGGGAAGTTAGATCAATTCCACAGGTTACTTGATGAAATGAGTAGATCCGGATTTTCCCCTGATTTTCATACATATAACATCCTTCTGCATGTTCTTGGCAAAGGAGATAAACCACTTGCAGCACTTAATCTATTGAATCACATGAAAGAGGTGGGATTAAACCCAGGTGTTCTTCATTTCACAACATTGATTGATGGCCTGAGTCGTGCTGGAAACTTGGATGCTTGCAAGtatttttttgatgaaatgatAAAGAACGGATGCATGCCTGATGTCGTCTGCTATACGGTAATCATTACAGGATTCATTGCCGCTGGGGACCTAGAGAAAGCTCAGGAAATGTTTGATGATATGATTACCAAGGGACAGCTTCCGAATGTGTTTACATACAATTCGATGATTCGTGGTTATTGTATGGCTGGAAAGTTCGAAGAGGCATGTGCAATACTTAAGGAAATGGAGGCTAGAGGATGTAACCCAAATTTTGTCGTGTACAGTACCCTAGTGAGTCATTTACGGAGTACTGGAAAGCTTTCTGAAGCTCGTGAAGTAATAAGAAACATGGTGGAGAAAGGACAGTATGTTCATCTACTCCCAAAGATCAGGAGATATAGAAGATGCTAA
- the LOC107936859 gene encoding low-temperature-induced 65 kDa protein, producing MNTQSAYPHQHGEGEDDQHHEKNSVLKKVKAKAKKIKDTIKKHGHGHNHDHGHEYHEGHIPDDHDLDEEDDEEEDEIVQDPEVHGAPMYESAAAKIVVSGQPEDLSRPGITNEMSKPMILDPLESRGITGNYGTKDNEPPSSAVGGLEGLVREQPRVDFGKRTDAVGEPLAPQNTPMPSSQGKDTTGPTRTFLHGEGGGYSGQPKVNLQRPIGLEEDPAAPKDNPDAYVTTNYQSKVTDPTGEGGEARGITPLLHSMDKMSIYEEDKGRKDNLPPPTHPVASELYPTGSHNQFSPGPSPPLDTGTPAETMDTKPEEHPRNVAADEPVNQSSYTEKISSATSVIADKAVSAKNIVASKLGYGEKDESRTTTNGSSPTTQGSAIDYGKKMAATMADKLSPVYEKVAGAGSTMVSKLHGPGSGTAIEVYPDQVQDQDKGVSMKSYIAEKLKPGEEDRALSEVISEALQKRKEEPEKETTAARGKVTESEEVARRLGTTDETNERVGSGSMNSPTKSVVDKLKGTVGSWFGKSEVSSQGTEQGHGSSSGNNGVPCSTGERRLQESGN from the exons atgaataCCCAATCGGCCTATCCTCACCAGCATG GAGAAGGTGAAGATGACCAGCACCATGAGAAAAACTCAGTTTTGAAAAAAGTGAAGGCAAAAGCAAAGAAGATAAAGGATACAATTAAAAAACATGGGCATGGGCATAACCATGATCATGGTCATGAGTACCATGAAGGTCATATCCCTGATGATCATGACCTGGACGAGGAAgacgatgaagaagaagatgaaattgTTCAAGATCCCGAAGTTCACGGTGCACCAA TGTACGAGTCTGCCGCTGCTAAAATTGTTGTGTCTGGACAACCAGAAGACTTGAGCCGTCCTGGGATTACAAACGAAATGTCAAAACCCATGATCCTGGATCCTCTAGAATCAAGGGGAATAACCGGAAACTACGGGACAAAAGACAATGAACCACCTAGCAGCGCTGTTGGTGGCTTGGAAGGCTTAGTAAGAGAACAACCGAGGGTCGACTTTGGGAAGAGGACTGATGCTGTTGGGGAACCACTAGCGCCGCAAAACACACCTATGCCGAGTTCTCAAGGCAAAGATACGACCGGTCCTACGAGGACTTTTCTTCATGGGGAAGGAGGAGGATATTCAGGGCAGCCAAAAGTTAATTTACAAAGACCCATAGGGTTGGAGGAAGACCCTGCTGCTCCTAAGGACAATCCTGATGCTTATGTTACTACAAATTATCAGTCCAAGGTCACAGATCCAACAGGAGAAG GTGGAGAAGCAAGAGGGATAACCCCACTTTTGCATTCAATGGATAAAATGAGTATCTATGAGGAAGACAAGGGTAGAAAGGACAATTTACCTCCTCCAACTCATCCTGTTGCATCAGAATTATACCCTACTGGAAGCCATAACCAGTTCTCTCCCGGACCAAGTCCTCCATTAGACACCGGAACTCCGGCAGAAACCATGGACACAAAGCCTGAAGAACACCCACGTAATGTTGCTGCGGATGAGCCGGTAAACCAGAGCAGTTACACTGAGAAAATATCGTCGGCGACCTCTGTTATTGCAGATAAAGCAGTGTCAGCTAAGAACATTGTAGCTTCAAAGCTCGGATATGGAGAAAAGGACGAGAGTAGGACTACCACGAATGGATCAAGTCCGACTACGCAAGGATCAGCTATAGATTATGGAAAGAAAATGGCTGCAACTATGGCGGATAAACTAAGTCCTGTTTACGAGAAAGTTGCAGGAGCGGGAAGCACCATGGTGTCGAAGCTACACGGTCCCGGCTCTGGGACGGCAATCGAAGTGTATCCTGATCAGGTTCAAGATCAGGACAAAGGGGTCTCAATGAAAAGCTATATCGCGGAGAAATTGAAGCCTGGTGAAGAAGACAGGGCACTATCAGAAGTCATTTCGGAGGCCTTGCAAAAGCGAAAAGAGGAACCAGAGAAGGAAACAACGGCGGCAAGAGGGAAAGTGACGGAGTCGGAGGAGGTGGCAAGGCGATTGGGCACGACGGACGAAACAAACGAAAGGGTAGGTTCAGGATCCATGAATAGTCCCACTAAGAGTGTAGTGGATAAGCTTAAAGGTACTGTTGGTTCCTGGTTTGGCAAAAGTGAAGTGTCTTCCCAGGGAACTGAACAGGGACATGGTTCATCATCTGGTAATAATGGTGTTCCATGTTCTACCGGCGAGCGACGTCTCCAGGAATCGGGCAATTGA